A genomic region of Hirundo rustica isolate bHirRus1 chromosome 12, bHirRus1.pri.v3, whole genome shotgun sequence contains the following coding sequences:
- the BHLHE40 gene encoding class E basic helix-loop-helix protein 40, with product MERIPSAQPPPGCLGKLPALESGDLPGLDFAHMYQVYKPRRGLKRSEDNKETYKLPHRLIEKKRRDRINECIAQLKDLLPEHLKLTTLGHLEKAVVLELTLKHVKALTNLIEQQQQKIIALQNGLQAGDLSSRNLDSSQEMFRSGFQMCAKEMLQYLAKHENGKELKSSQLVSHLHRMASEVLQGGAARKAGDIPPKMLDSKEKPAPLGAAGEGHGKNCVPVIQRTFAHSSGEQSGSDTDTDSGYGGELEKSDSKSEQPYFKKDTDLKYAVQERISSIKQETEDPPAKRSRLESPRDEGPFGSDVMGSPGGFLGPHAHQPPLCLPFYLIPPSATAYLPMLEKCWYPASVPVLYPSLPASAAALTGFMNPDKISPPLLMPQRLPSPVPAHSPIDSSALLQALKQIPPLNLETKD from the exons ATGGAGCGCATCCCCAGCGCGCAGCCCCCGCCCGGCTGCCTGGGCAAGCTGCCCGCCCTGGAGAGCGGAGATCTGCCGGG GCTGGACTTCGCGCACATGTACCAGGTGTACAAGCCCCGGAGGGGCTTAAAGAGGAGCGAGGACAACAAG gaGACCTACAAGCTGCCGCACCGGCTGATCGAGAAGAAGAGGCGCGACAGGATCAACGAGTGCATCGCGCAGCTGAAGGACCTGCTGCCCGAGCACCTCAAGCTGACG acTCTAGGTCACCTGGAGAAGGCTGTGGTTCTGGAGCTCACCTTGAAGCACGTGAAGGCACTGACCAATCTCAtcgagcagcagcagcagaagatcATCGCTCTGCAGAACGGGCTGCAGGCAG GTGACCTGTCATCGAGAAACCTCGATTCCAGCCAGGAAATGTTTCGATCCGGTTTCCAGATGTGCGCCAAGGAAATGCTGCAATACCTGGCAAAGCACGAGAACGGCAAGGAGCTGAAGTCGTCGCAGCTGGTCAGCCACCTGCACCGGATGGCCAGCGAGGTGCTGCAGGGCGGGGCCGCCCGCAAGGCCGGCGACATCCCCCCCAAAATGCTGGACTCGAAGGAGAAGCCGGCGCCCCTGGGCGCGGCGGGCGAGGGCCACGGGAAGAACTGCGTGCCCGTGATCCAGCGGACATTCGCTCACTCCAGCGGGGAGCAGAGCGGCAGcgacacggacacggacagcGGGTACgggggagagctggagaaaagCGACTCCAAATCCGAGCAGCCCTATTTCAAAAAGGATACCGACCTCAAGTACGCCGTGCAGGAGAGAATAAGCTCTATTAAGCAAGAGACTGAGGACCCGCCGGCCAAAAGGAGCAGGCTGGAGTCGCCGCGGGACGAGGGCCCTTTTGGCAGCGACGTGATGGGCTCTCCCGGCGGCTTCCTGGGCCCCCACGCTCACCAGCCTCCCCTGTGCCTGCCCTTCTACCTGATCCCGCCGTCCGCCACCGCCTACCTGCCCATGCTGGAGAAGTGCTGGTACCCGGCCTCGGTTCCCGTGTTGTACCCCAGCCTGCCCGCCTCGGCCGCGGCGCTGACGGGCTTCATGAACCCCGACAAAATCTCCCCTCCTCTGCTGATGCCCCAGAGACTCCCTTCTCCCGTACCGGCCCATTCCCCCATCGACTCCTCGGCTCTGCTTCAGGCTTTGAAGCAGATTCCTCCTTTGAACTTGGAAACCAAAGACTGA